The Prosthecobacter dejongeii genome contains a region encoding:
- a CDS encoding beta strand repeat-containing protein, translating to MVSARFRFSSRALCLLAATLSLIPQWSLRAADGTWIFTTGGTSNWSEAAKWSGSIADGAGSTAFMANANLVTADQIIVLDTSRILGAIRLGDNNSTDRRALTISSSGGTTLTFDNTPNGANASLVQVSTSAGDTISAPVVLNSSLDVMNTATDRTLTISGAISAGTTGLKVITNKGVSSPALTTNPFATNVGTGPVTMSGIISDGLGQVAIVQNSPGNSTLALNGANTFTGGVTLNEGTLTLGNATALGATAGKFVINSGYLNSSVANLTLTANNAVEINGSFSFFGSQSLSLGNGAVTFSDNINISANSNQLTLGGNISDGGNSYSLTKTGQGRVYLTGTNTYTGGTTVNAGFLIVNKNAALGGTGRNVAVNYGATLAANYAMDQAFVDRVNTASVGTLALWTNSSAALNLSAFPNMRLGSGNNATYSGTLTPHGTTFRLGGGSSTLTVSSALTGAGNSLEVGIQGSSVGNVTLSGNNTYSGNTTVRGPSVLQLNGNTGRIADTSDLVMAGNGTFRYDNIGATAAISETLGGLRLEVGDSTVLSQRTVAFDSTLTFASFNRSSGATVNFTVGGTGATTTLQKVAFASAPTAGAFMDAGLFVSGANYAAYDVGGFVRALDYATDSNTAAVGAGATLATGSGKHVNLTGSLSAQTTDSIQTLRIGNASNVSLAAGATLTVSAGGILKSGASAATIDGGVGITVGGGGELVIRTDVGGDQLNLLSNILSTTGALTKSGAGVVALAGTNAYTGQTTVNAGTLRILGAQALGSGDVALNGGTLDLRANSTLPDNGGTPETFTFGQNVVVGADATIAVNTLAGTSTQANKTIRMGNLSIGGNVLTVTNNNGYGLEFSGTTTLSPGATGNTILNLGTAKPSNLVQALTLSGKVTGSSQLTIRGSGMVQLTNSSNDFVGNILITGGGLAVSSDAALGNAANQVLMTDSNGATTFRALETFATNRSFTLGNNAATNNVFQVVAGKTFTLNSAFLGNNGFVKSDNGTFEINAANTGWDGTVIVQDGVLKISNSAALGSTVGNTWVNNQESALHLNGGASGITVAEKLYLFSSGLNSTGALLSLAGSGANTVSGDIVLNGTAAIGVEADSMLNLTSVNAITANADLTASGTTTSNTFSLTLTGAGSGTLASPISTGASTLTKMGTGTWTLTGTSTYTGSTLVNNGTLVLSGTAGKVAAGGTMQISPGATLVLDNRSGHLDNRMGTRGVHFGGNLTILGDASAPTLETITSSNLSAGNTAAVLTLDADPSQSLTFQVSGGSFIRNTQGTVLFRGDNLGNTPGAGVATMKASTVPTFVGQTGASGTANRGILPWALVDQSITGSGTAFATYDSVRGILALNAVAGEELGHLQAGTNAALEASRFGLGAYSINSLNLRSSGGVELNPMQTLNIESGGLLAFAGNAGIQGGLLSTSSNRELIVHGLGDLEIGSVITGTTGGLTKTGAGTLSLTASNLYTGATTVNQGTLKLAGGHHTLLAGQPLNVNTGGTLDLNGTTQMVGALRSLGSTAGETPMMGGVITSTNTSSTLVINETASTTFAGQITGEVTLIRSNGNTLNLTNENSHTGPTVLNGGVTSLRDGGKITQSSNLDLSYGALRFENNFLTDDTNRLADDIDITLRGGTLSLYGRGGSMTSETVGLVSLAQGSNIITAAAGSNSGNLMPQSATLTLSGFTRDADAAATVNFGQSYSGTSSERLGLVASTAGSAENIVVTGGLATTNNIVGPWAIVTNYFNTNAAEFAGYDTAGGVGALNTVGFVGYDGSALPAANQPTQNIRLAASGAVAANGLNINSLNFIGTTATPAPVISFANATDVLNLTSGGLSASMENDVTFLPQIGATPNQGRLTAGGINPGDTTDLFIFYQNKAAANLFTLNSAIIDNPTNNQAVRLVVWGGVFGQFPVVLNSNLNSYTGGTVVNSQILQIGTAGAAGNLPAGGLTVNGGTVTQINGTIAAQDVTLNGPSVLTLTGSNTLNNLTFNNTGGNTNPAINVGSGTLTLGGNIEVTSSNVSSTATISGGTLSLGGSTRTVDVAPILYAEATLSPEQAALNMTSVITGTGVGLIKTGNGFLQLSGASTFSGGVDLQTGGLVIGGSTTGTVTSGPLGTGTLTLGQGTTLTADGTARTVANAVAVSGDFTLGVRGPTVPAALTLSGGISWGSSVRTVTVNSAPSTLQTLSGTVTGSGGLVKTGIGTLALTGNNTASLDWRAAGAVTVENGSLRINNDNSLGATPAAATPGNIVLNGGSLSVGANVTLNANRGIALGVAGGSGTGILEVVNTAETLSYAGVIANNGTGADNLLKTGTGTLLLTGVNTYTGNTTIGGGTLTLGATGALDNSARISVLASATFNVSAVSGGFQLKAGQILEGGGTVTGAVSALSGSIIAPGTSVNDAAERLNFGTGLNLASGSTLQLQITTASFTSTNNFGGNAYGTAGYNNYIIANAGGLGNHDQVNVTGTLDQAAGAKIQVQSLNFIPQNGQIFNLLDWTTAFNGSTNLGPNTRFGDLDAGLDLDLPDISSSGLFWDTSHFATLGVIVVVPEPGRATLLLLGLMALFGTRRRGRIV from the coding sequence ATGGTCAGTGCTCGATTTCGTTTCTCTTCCCGCGCCCTTTGTTTATTGGCAGCCACACTTTCTCTAATTCCTCAATGGAGCCTGCGGGCAGCCGATGGGACGTGGATCTTTACGACCGGTGGGACTTCGAACTGGAGCGAAGCCGCCAAATGGAGCGGCTCTATCGCGGACGGTGCGGGCTCCACAGCTTTCATGGCCAATGCCAACTTGGTCACAGCAGATCAGATCATCGTATTGGATACCTCCCGCATTCTGGGAGCCATCCGTCTGGGTGACAACAACAGTACGGACCGCCGTGCGTTGACGATCAGCTCGTCGGGCGGGACCACACTGACATTCGACAACACGCCGAACGGTGCCAATGCCAGCCTGGTACAAGTGAGTACCAGCGCTGGGGATACGATCTCTGCACCGGTGGTGCTGAATAGCTCTCTGGATGTGATGAATACCGCAACGGATCGCACCCTGACGATTTCGGGGGCGATCTCGGCAGGGACGACGGGGCTGAAAGTGATCACCAATAAAGGGGTCAGCTCGCCCGCTCTAACGACCAACCCCTTTGCCACCAACGTGGGCACGGGGCCTGTAACGATGAGTGGCATCATCAGCGACGGTCTGGGGCAAGTGGCCATTGTGCAAAACAGCCCTGGCAACAGCACGTTGGCTCTGAATGGTGCTAACACTTTCACGGGTGGCGTGACGCTGAATGAAGGCACCCTTACTCTAGGCAATGCCACCGCTCTCGGGGCGACCGCCGGCAAGTTCGTGATTAACAGTGGTTACTTGAACTCCAGCGTTGCAAACTTGACCTTAACCGCCAACAACGCCGTGGAGATCAACGGTAGTTTTTCCTTCTTCGGGTCTCAGAGCTTAAGCCTGGGCAATGGCGCGGTGACCTTCAGTGACAACATCAACATCAGTGCCAACAGCAACCAACTCACCCTGGGGGGTAACATCAGCGATGGCGGCAACAGCTACAGCCTTACCAAGACCGGCCAGGGGCGTGTTTACCTCACGGGGACCAATACCTACACGGGTGGCACCACGGTGAATGCGGGCTTCCTGATCGTGAACAAGAACGCTGCGCTGGGCGGCACAGGCCGCAATGTTGCGGTGAACTACGGGGCCACCCTCGCGGCGAACTACGCCATGGATCAAGCCTTTGTGGACCGTGTGAACACAGCTTCCGTCGGCACTTTGGCGCTTTGGACCAACAGCAGTGCTGCGCTTAACCTCTCCGCTTTCCCGAACATGCGTTTGGGCTCTGGAAACAATGCCACTTACTCCGGCACGCTTACCCCTCATGGTACAACCTTTCGCCTGGGTGGCGGCAGCTCCACGCTGACCGTCTCCAGTGCTCTGACCGGAGCAGGCAATTCTTTGGAAGTCGGCATTCAGGGCAGTAGTGTGGGCAATGTGACCCTCAGCGGGAATAACACCTACAGCGGTAACACCACCGTGCGCGGTCCTTCGGTCCTTCAGCTTAATGGTAACACGGGCCGCATCGCGGACACTTCAGATTTGGTCATGGCAGGCAACGGCACCTTTCGTTATGACAACATCGGCGCGACGGCTGCCATCAGTGAAACACTTGGCGGGCTGCGACTTGAGGTGGGGGACTCGACGGTCCTTTCTCAGCGCACCGTCGCCTTCGATAGTACGCTCACCTTCGCCAGCTTTAACCGTTCTAGCGGAGCCACTGTGAACTTCACCGTCGGTGGCACAGGCGCGACAACCACCCTGCAAAAGGTAGCCTTTGCCTCGGCACCCACCGCAGGAGCTTTCATGGATGCGGGCCTGTTTGTCAGTGGGGCAAACTACGCCGCCTACGACGTGGGCGGGTTTGTCCGTGCGCTGGATTATGCAACGGATAGCAACACCGCTGCTGTGGGCGCAGGGGCCACCCTGGCAACGGGTAGCGGCAAGCATGTGAACCTGACGGGAAGCCTTTCCGCCCAGACGACGGATAGCATCCAGACTTTGCGCATCGGCAATGCCTCCAATGTTAGCCTGGCGGCTGGGGCCACGCTGACGGTCTCTGCGGGAGGCATTTTAAAATCCGGGGCGTCCGCAGCCACGATTGATGGCGGTGTGGGCATCACAGTTGGTGGGGGTGGGGAGCTGGTCATCCGCACGGATGTCGGAGGAGATCAGTTGAACCTCCTGTCCAATATCCTTTCCACCACGGGCGCACTTACCAAATCGGGTGCGGGGGTAGTGGCCCTGGCAGGCACGAATGCCTACACTGGACAGACCACGGTGAATGCAGGCACGCTGCGCATCCTCGGTGCCCAGGCGCTGGGCAGTGGTGATGTGGCGCTCAACGGCGGCACCTTAGACCTGCGTGCGAACAGCACCTTACCCGACAATGGCGGTACCCCAGAGACCTTCACCTTTGGACAAAATGTCGTGGTGGGGGCAGATGCCACTATCGCGGTCAATACGCTGGCGGGAACCAGCACCCAGGCCAACAAAACCATTCGCATGGGGAACTTGAGCATCGGCGGCAATGTGCTGACGGTGACCAACAACAATGGCTACGGTCTGGAGTTCTCTGGCACCACGACGCTAAGCCCAGGGGCTACGGGGAACACCATCCTTAACTTGGGTACAGCTAAACCTTCGAATCTTGTCCAAGCACTGACCCTCAGCGGTAAAGTGACAGGAAGCTCGCAGCTCACCATTCGCGGCAGCGGCATGGTTCAGCTCACCAACAGCAGCAATGATTTTGTGGGGAACATTCTCATCACAGGTGGCGGCCTGGCCGTTTCCAGTGATGCGGCTTTGGGCAACGCCGCCAACCAAGTGTTGATGACAGACTCTAATGGTGCCACGACTTTCCGTGCGCTAGAAACCTTCGCGACCAATCGCAGCTTCACGTTAGGCAACAACGCGGCGACGAACAACGTCTTCCAGGTGGTGGCCGGTAAGACCTTCACTCTGAACAGCGCGTTTCTAGGCAACAACGGATTCGTGAAGTCAGACAATGGCACCTTTGAAATCAATGCCGCAAACACGGGCTGGGACGGCACCGTGATCGTCCAAGACGGCGTTCTCAAAATCTCCAATTCAGCGGCACTCGGTAGCACGGTGGGCAATACTTGGGTGAATAACCAGGAGTCTGCTCTGCATCTCAATGGCGGGGCGAGTGGCATCACCGTAGCGGAAAAATTGTATCTGTTCTCTTCCGGTCTTAACAGCACGGGAGCTTTGCTAAGTCTCGCAGGCAGTGGGGCGAATACGGTCTCGGGCGACATCGTGCTGAATGGCACGGCTGCGATCGGGGTAGAAGCAGACAGCATGCTGAATCTCACCAGTGTCAATGCCATCACGGCCAATGCGGATCTCACCGCCTCGGGCACCACCACCTCAAACACCTTTTCACTCACCCTCACCGGCGCTGGCAGTGGCACTCTCGCCAGCCCTATCTCTACGGGAGCCAGCACACTCACCAAGATGGGGACTGGCACTTGGACGCTCACAGGCACCAGCACCTACACCGGTTCCACGCTCGTCAACAACGGCACTCTGGTGCTGAGCGGCACAGCGGGAAAAGTAGCCGCAGGTGGAACCATGCAGATTAGCCCTGGCGCGACCCTGGTGCTGGATAACCGATCTGGCCATCTGGATAACCGCATGGGCACTCGAGGCGTCCACTTCGGGGGTAATCTTACCATCCTTGGCGATGCCAGTGCGCCGACTTTGGAAACCATCACCAGCAGCAACTTATCGGCAGGTAACACGGCGGCTGTGTTGACCTTGGATGCAGATCCTAGCCAGTCACTCACCTTCCAGGTGAGTGGCGGCAGCTTCATTCGCAACACTCAGGGCACGGTGCTTTTTCGCGGTGACAATTTGGGCAACACGCCAGGGGCGGGTGTAGCAACGATGAAGGCCTCCACCGTTCCTACCTTTGTGGGTCAAACCGGTGCCTCAGGCACGGCGAATCGCGGCATCTTGCCTTGGGCGTTAGTGGATCAATCCATCACCGGTTCTGGTACTGCCTTTGCCACCTACGATTCCGTGCGCGGGATCTTAGCGCTGAATGCCGTGGCTGGTGAGGAACTAGGGCATCTGCAGGCCGGGACCAACGCGGCACTGGAAGCGAGTCGATTCGGGCTAGGGGCCTACTCCATCAACTCGCTGAATCTACGTAGCTCGGGCGGCGTGGAACTGAATCCCATGCAGACGCTGAACATTGAAAGTGGTGGCCTTTTAGCCTTCGCTGGAAATGCGGGCATCCAGGGCGGCCTGCTTTCCACCAGCTCTAACCGTGAATTGATCGTTCACGGGCTCGGAGATTTGGAGATCGGTTCCGTCATCACTGGCACTACCGGTGGCCTGACCAAGACGGGGGCAGGGACCCTCAGTCTCACGGCTTCCAATCTCTACACGGGTGCTACCACCGTGAATCAAGGAACTCTGAAACTTGCTGGCGGTCATCATACCCTTCTAGCTGGCCAGCCTCTCAATGTGAATACAGGTGGGACGTTGGATCTCAATGGCACCACCCAGATGGTCGGTGCCCTGCGTAGCCTAGGAAGCACGGCAGGTGAAACCCCGATGATGGGCGGCGTCATCACCTCCACCAACACCTCCTCCACCCTCGTGATCAATGAGACGGCAAGCACCACCTTTGCCGGACAGATCACGGGTGAAGTGACCCTGATCCGTTCGAATGGAAACACGCTGAACCTCACCAATGAAAACAGTCATACGGGGCCCACGGTCTTGAATGGTGGGGTCACCAGTCTGCGGGATGGGGGCAAGATCACGCAGTCTTCCAACCTGGATCTCAGCTACGGCGCACTGCGTTTTGAAAACAATTTTCTGACTGATGATACCAACCGACTGGCCGATGACATCGACATCACTCTGCGCGGTGGCACTCTCAGCCTATACGGCCGTGGTGGTTCCATGACATCGGAAACGGTGGGCCTCGTGAGCCTTGCCCAGGGCAGCAACATCATCACTGCGGCGGCAGGTAGCAACAGTGGTAACCTGATGCCACAATCTGCGACGCTGACGCTTTCTGGCTTCACTCGGGATGCCGATGCCGCTGCGACGGTGAACTTTGGCCAGAGCTACTCTGGCACCAGCTCGGAACGTCTTGGCCTTGTGGCCAGCACCGCAGGTTCTGCAGAGAACATTGTGGTGACGGGTGGGCTTGCTACGACCAACAACATCGTGGGCCCATGGGCCATCGTGACGAACTATTTCAACACCAATGCGGCGGAGTTTGCCGGTTATGACACGGCGGGTGGAGTCGGAGCCCTAAACACGGTGGGCTTCGTCGGTTACGATGGCAGCGCTCTGCCTGCCGCCAACCAACCGACGCAAAACATTCGCCTTGCCGCCTCGGGAGCTGTGGCAGCAAACGGCCTCAACATCAACTCACTCAACTTCATCGGTACCACGGCCACTCCGGCTCCGGTGATCAGCTTTGCGAATGCCACGGACGTGCTGAATCTCACCAGTGGGGGCCTTTCTGCCAGCATGGAAAATGACGTCACCTTCCTGCCGCAGATCGGTGCCACGCCTAACCAGGGAAGGCTCACAGCGGGTGGGATCAATCCTGGCGACACCACCGATCTCTTCATTTTTTATCAGAACAAAGCTGCCGCGAACCTCTTCACCCTCAACTCGGCCATCATTGATAACCCGACTAATAACCAAGCCGTTCGGCTGGTAGTGTGGGGCGGTGTGTTTGGCCAATTCCCTGTGGTGCTCAATAGCAATCTGAATAGCTACACGGGTGGCACCGTGGTGAACAGCCAGATCCTTCAGATCGGCACGGCGGGTGCGGCGGGGAATCTGCCTGCGGGCGGGCTGACTGTGAATGGAGGCACTGTCACCCAAATCAACGGTACCATTGCCGCCCAAGATGTGACCTTGAATGGTCCTTCCGTTCTGACGCTCACAGGCAGCAACACGCTGAATAACCTGACCTTTAACAACACGGGTGGCAATACCAACCCTGCTATCAACGTCGGCAGCGGCACTTTGACGCTGGGGGGCAACATTGAGGTCACCTCCTCCAATGTAAGCAGCACGGCGACCATCTCTGGCGGCACGTTGAGTCTCGGCGGCAGCACCCGCACTGTGGACGTTGCGCCCATTCTTTATGCCGAGGCCACGCTTTCTCCTGAACAGGCAGCGCTGAACATGACCAGTGTCATCACCGGCACAGGAGTGGGCTTGATCAAGACAGGCAACGGCTTCTTGCAGCTCAGCGGAGCCAGCACCTTTTCTGGCGGGGTGGATCTCCAGACTGGCGGTTTGGTCATCGGGGGTAGCACGACGGGGACAGTCACCAGCGGCCCTCTAGGCACCGGCACTTTGACCCTGGGCCAAGGCACCACGCTGACGGCAGATGGCACGGCGCGCACGGTTGCGAATGCCGTGGCAGTCAGCGGTGATTTTACCCTGGGGGTGCGTGGGCCTACGGTGCCCGCAGCCCTGACGCTCTCTGGCGGGATCTCCTGGGGCAGCAGTGTGCGTACCGTGACAGTGAATAGCGCACCTAGCACCTTGCAGACCCTTTCTGGCACCGTGACGGGCAGCGGTGGCTTGGTGAAAACCGGCATCGGCACGCTGGCCCTCACAGGCAATAACACCGCCTCGCTGGACTGGCGCGCAGCGGGGGCTGTGACGGTGGAAAATGGCAGCCTGCGCATCAACAATGACAACTCCCTGGGCGCAACCCCAGCGGCAGCCACTCCGGGGAACATCGTGCTCAATGGCGGCTCTCTTTCCGTGGGTGCCAATGTCACGCTCAATGCCAATCGCGGCATTGCCTTGGGCGTGGCGGGCGGCTCTGGAACCGGGATTCTGGAGGTGGTGAATACGGCAGAAACCCTCAGTTACGCCGGGGTCATCGCCAACAACGGCACGGGGGCAGATAACCTGCTGAAAACCGGCACTGGAACCCTGTTGCTCACCGGGGTCAACACTTACACGGGTAACACCACCATCGGCGGCGGCACCCTCACTCTCGGGGCGACAGGCGCGCTGGACAATTCCGCCCGGATCAGCGTCCTCGCGAGCGCCACGTTCAACGTCAGTGCCGTGAGCGGTGGCTTCCAGTTAAAGGCGGGCCAGATTCTGGAAGGCGGTGGTACCGTGACGGGGGCCGTTTCCGCCCTCAGCGGGTCCATCATTGCCCCAGGGACGAGTGTGAATGATGCGGCGGAAAGGCTCAACTTTGGCACGGGGCTCAATCTCGCCAGCGGCTCCACCCTTCAGCTTCAGATCACCACCGCTAGCTTCACCAGCACCAATAACTTTGGCGGCAATGCCTACGGCACGGCGGGCTACAACAACTACATCATCGCGAACGCAGGCGGGCTGGGGAACCACGATCAGGTGAACGTCACTGGCACGCTGGATCAGGCGGCAGGAGCTAAGATCCAAGTTCAGTCGTTAAACTTCATCCCCCAAAACGGGCAGATCTTTAACCTGCTGGACTGGACCACTGCCTTTAACGGTTCGACCAATCTAGGCCCGAACACCCGCTTCGGTGACTTGGATGCGGGCTTGGATCTGGACCTGCCAGACATCTCCAGCTCAGGCCTCTTCTGGGATACCAGTCACTTCGCCACCCTGGGGGTCATCGTGGTGGTGCCAGAGCCTGGTCGCGCCACGCTGCTGCTGCTGGGCCTCATGGCCCTGTTCGGCACCCGCCGTCGTGGCCGCATCGTCTGA